DNA from Leucobacter aridicollis:
CGCGGCGGCCGGCCCATTCGAGCATCTCGATGTCGTTGCGGCCGTCACCGGCGGCGAACACGTTCGCGGCGTCCACGCCGAGCTTCGCGCGAAGCACCTCGAGCGCGCTCGCCTTCGTGACGCCATCGGGAGCAATGTCCAGCCAGGAGCTCGTGCCGACGGCATACGAGACGTGGGTCAGCCCGAGCGACTCGATGGCGCTCATGAATTCCTCGACACGGTAGTCGGGGGAGAACACGATGACGCGCGCTGCCTGCACGCCGAGCAGATCCTCGAACGCGACCCGGCGCTGATTCGACGGGAGGGTCCCCGACGGGATCTCCTTCGTGTACAGGAACGTGCCGTCAGCGAGCTCGACGGCGAAGTGCGCGGTCGTGAGCTGCGGACGAATCTTCTGCAGTGCGTCAGTCGGGTTGAACGCCTCGACGTACTCGCGCCG
Protein-coding regions in this window:
- a CDS encoding HAD family hydrolase encodes the protein MQDRHIIALDLDGTVLRHGFEGAGDHAAGGIIDPELAEAIRTLHESGQEVIVSTGRSVDATLPIVERLGIRPDWVVTANGAVTLKRDPFGTRGYRREYVEAFNPTDALQKIRPQLTTAHFAVELADGTFLYTKEIPSGTLPSNQRRVAFEDLLGVQAARVIVFSPDYRVEEFMSAIESLGLTHVSYAVGTSSWLDIAPDGVTKASALEVLRAKLGVDAANVFAAGDGRNDIEMLEWAGRRGVSVAMGQAVDEVKAAATEVTATAEAGGLLLALRKRFPELLAS